The Coffea arabica cultivar ET-39 chromosome 6e, Coffea Arabica ET-39 HiFi, whole genome shotgun sequence genome contains the following window.
CaaaattccccaaaaaaaaaaataaaagaaaaaagtaaactCTCTTTGAGTTTTGAGTTTACAGGTGAAACGAAACCCATCTGCACACTAcagccctttttttttcttttcttttctaaaaaataaatttgcagCTGGAGATCTCAACGTCCTTTGGGGTTCATGATCTGTGAGAATACAGCACTGGGCGTTAACCCATCCGAGTCCTCGCTCGCAAGGCTCCTCCCCCCAATGCTCATTGTCATCCCAGAGCTTCTGGAGTCCATGTTGCTGTCCTCaaaaccaccaccaccaccaccaccattcGCATCTTTCCTCCCTTTACCCGTCACCTCCTCCCCTTCGAATGTCCCCTCTTGCAAATTCACTCCTCCAACAAGACCCACACCCTCCGTTCCGCTCTCCTCCGCGCTCTCCTGAAGTTGGAGCGCGAACTCCAGGTTCCAAAGCACGTCTCCCATGGATGGCCTGTCCGTTCCCACGTCCGCCACGCACTTCACCGCTGTCTCCGCTATCTTCTTAAAGCATTCCGCTGCTATCTTCCCCTTCAGATAAGGATCCATAATCTGATCCAGGATCCCCTTCTTGTAGCAGTGCAATGCCCACTCCGCTAAGCTCACCTGTTCCTTTGGAAGCGCTGGGTTCAGAGCTGGGCGAGCGCATAAGATCTCAAACAATACCACCCCGAACGAGTATACATCCGATTTTTCTGTCAGTTGCTGCCGCCTGAAGTATTCCGGATCCAGATACCCGAAGCTCCCCTTCACCACTGTGCTCACGTGCGTGTGATCCAGCGTAGGACCCGTTTTCGACAGCCCAAAGTCCGAAACTTTTGCAACCCACTTCTCGTCCAACAGGATGTTGGTCGTCTTCACATCGCGGTGGATAATTGTGTGCTTGGCACCCGTGTGCAGGTAGTGCAGGCCGCGAGCAGCACCGATGCAGATCTCCAGCCTCTGCTTCCACGGCAGCGGAGGTTTCTGCGTCTTGTAAAGATGCTCCCGCAGGGTTCCGTGTGCCATGTAGTCGTAAACAAGGATCATCTCGCAGTTCTCTTCGCAGTAGCCAATCAGCGAAACCAGGTGACGGTGCCGAAGCTTCGACAGCATTTCAATCTCAGTTTGGAACTCATGCACGCCTTGCTCAGAAAGTGGATTCCCGCGCTTAATTGCGACTTTTGTGCCGCCATCAATTTCACCCCTGTATACTTTGCCGAACCCTCCCACGCCGAGAAGAGCAGCCTCGTCGAAGTTATTGGTCGCAGCCTTGATCTCGGCAAATGAAAAGTGGCGACAAAGGTTCGAAGGGAGGGAGGACGCATAGCTTCCAGTCGTGTTTGTCTTTGCAGAACCCGAGGAATGTGAATTTCCATATAATGATAGAGGAAGCCAGCCATCACTTGCAGTAGAGTCCTTTTGGTGCTTGCGGCGACGAGTAATAGCACAAACAAGCAACCCAATGAGGAGGACGGCAGCAATTCCACCTCCAACCCCTCCGCCAATGACTGCTTTCCCCTTTTTCGAGCGACCCGATGATGTTGTAGAAGAGACTGCCAGTTCATTTGGAAGTGGCGTTGGATTGAGACCCCCAAGATTTCCATCAGTATTGTTTACTTTGAATATCTCCACGCCATTTAAGATCGCATCATAATAAGAGGGTTTAGTGTCAGGGTTGGGATGCAGGGCAAGCCAGATATCTTGCTGCGGGGTCCCGACATTAGGGACGAAAACCAGATAATCTCTGTGCAGCGCAACTCCATTTGTGTTTCCCCAAGCAATAACATCTGCTGCTTTCTGGACAGTCTGATTATTAAGAAAGATGTCGAAAACCCTCTGATTAATTAAGCTAATATTCTCAAATCCCTCACAAAAATGGAGCCTAACTAGGTAGTAGAATCCTGTATCCACAGAGAAAAGCCAAGTCAAATTGTATTGGAGATTCACGTTTGCATTCGGGCCCATTGTTCTAAAAGTCCTGTAGACATCCAGCGGAGCAACATAAGATGGCGTCCCCGGGGGATAGTTGATGGTAACATTTGGATCAGCTACGTTTGTAACCCCAGAACCAGCGCCTAAGATGTACCTCGAATCGGCATTCCACGACCTGAAAAGGCCTGTGTCGTTGGAGGGCGAGATGTCATTTCCACCTACATTTAGCCGATAAACATTCTCGAGTGCAGTAGTATTGTCGATGGAGAAGGGTGCATTTTGTCCAGCAAGTAGGCTGGGACCTTCAGCACTGTAGATATCAGGATGGGAGACAACCTCAATGCCGTTAACAAACGCGTAGGAATTGCCTGGGTCTGAGGCTGGTGAGAAAGTTAAGTTCAACACGCCGGATGGCACGTTGACAGAAAACTCCTTGGTGATAAAATCGTAGTTTAGAGCCTCAGCCGTCTGTGCAGCACTGAAGTTCTTCATAAGCATGAAGCGTCCAGCGGTGACGGAGAAGATGGCATTAGAGGCATTGAGGCCACCGTAAGACGTGGGATAGAAGTACAAACGGATGAACTTCCTACCAGGGGCGACGGGGAAACGATAGGTGTAATTGGACTGGAAAATGCGAGCATTCATATAAGGGACCTGGGGGACAGAGGGCTTTTGATCAGCAGCAGGGAAAACCGAAGCCTTGGAGGAGGCCAAAGCAAACTTGGAGCCAATATCAGAATACCATTTGCGACCATCAGCATCAGTAGATTGGGAAGGACCTCCGCAGCTGAGCAGAATCTTATCAGTCGGGACATAATTGTCGGCCAGAACTCGACGGGCCACAAACACGAGGAATAGACAATTGAGAAGGGAAAAGAGGAGAGGATGGCGTGGCTCGCTCATAATGTTGATGCGGACCAAGAAACTTATACCACAATAGTATCTGCAAATGAACAGGACacatatatgcatatatatgaTCACCATCGAAGGAAAAAGCTTCGAAATTGAAGTCGGTTATAATTTGTATGGATACAATACTGGCAAGATAGGTAGCATAGCACCATCAGattctagagagagagagaggataaacaaaaacaaaaacaaaaacaaaaaaagaggaTGACATCGTCTTAATAAAAGTTAATCTTTTTGGGGGTCAAGAACGGAGAAGGGAGATGAACGAATGAGCGGCATGAGCCATGAGTGGATATTACAACTAATCAAACTCGCAGAtccaaacaaaggaaaaaatttatCGAAATCGACTCTGAAGTCCAAGTTGAAAAAGATGGACTGTTAAAAGACTCCTATTTTCTGAAACTCTATTTCCCAAAAAAAGAGactttttctgaattttttttttaaaaaacctcAACTCGACCGTAAAGTCGAAAAGCGATTAGCATTGAGTATGGACCatgtataaaaatatatattgtcaaaaagaagaaggaaaaaaaaaaagcacagtCCTTGGAAATTCTTTAAATTTGATAATAAATATTATGGGCAAAAATAAACAGTGGGGTTTGGACGGACGGATCGAGGGCTTAAAATGGAGTGAATAGTTGGTGAAAAtcgaaggggaaaaaaatgagaTAAGAGAAGTGGAATTGAGTGAAAGCAgatgaagatgcaaaaaaaaaaaaaaaaaaaaaagctccagaaaaagaagacaaataagcaatgaagcagtAGTTGAAAAACTGAAAATGTATGTGCtgggaccaaaaaaaaaaaaaaagagaagaaaaaaataagcaaaaaagCTTCTGGATCCACAGATCGAAGCAGGTCATGAatacccaaaaaagaaaaggatgggaaaaaaaaagcagCAAAAGTCAAATTGGCAAAGAGAAAGAAACATACCAGCAGGTGGATGGGTgatgaggaagaagaagagatcCAAAACTTCTAAGACATTTTGTGGAACAAAAACTTCCGAGTGAGGAGTCTGTCTGCAAGTTGTTGGATTGCTTTGATGCGCTGCCCCTTCTTTCTCTTGctcgttctctctctctctctctctctttcttcttcttcttcttcttcttcttcttcttcttctaatgCTAATAATGCTAATGCTAGTGCTAATGCTCACGacagaggagagagagagagaaatagtCCTACTAAAACGAAAGCAAGGCAAGTTGGCAGGCTTTCAAtaggtttttttaaaaaaaatattatatatttgtaTTGTTTTCGGTCAGTCATTAATATTATTCATTTCAAGTAAAAACTACGCACCTCCACTACTACTCGGCAGTAGTAGtatagtattattattattcatttgTAGTAAAAACTACCGCTACCAGTACCGGGGCCCCACCATAatatgttttcttttgtttacacaTATAGGACGCGTTTCGCCGGGCCCCACCACCCCACACGGCACTAGCTGGATTGGTTTGGTTTTTACTTTTAGgctcatcttctttctttccGCTAATTATCGCGtccctttttcctttctgtCATCTTTCTTCTTGCAGCCGGTGCGCAACTCGCGGTAGCAACAACAGCTTGCACAACAGCCCCACTCACACCCCCTTAACATCTGATCCGGGTacgaaattatttttttttaaaaatttttttatttatgtttATGATATGATatgtttaaaataaaataatattaatataattaaaaatatttttaaaaagatAAAGCagtgagtttgtttggacaaaggaaatttggaaaaaaaaatttggcctcacaaatcccaatcacctttttatcttcccaactacctttttatctcacatatatcacatcacaaaagtgctacagtaaatatctcaaataaatcatccaaataaactcttatccaaacaaactcagtgTGTTTTTAGTGAGAATATTCATTTCCATCTATTTTAAGTGGCTATGAttatccttttctttattttcttactTGAGTTTTGTTTTCCTGAGAGACTTGGCTGGCTGCCCCGGTCGGGGgctctctctcttcttctttttttttttttttttttttttttgtggttcgtTGGGGGAATAGTGTGGTGGGATCCACGGCACTATGATTCACGTTGTGGGTCCCAACTTTGTATTCGGTGGCCACGTTATACTGCAAGAGACACAAATAATATTTGACTTTGAGTAACATCAATTGAAATCAATTATTACTCTTTTCGTCCCattatagttttagtttttttttaatacataaatttaaaaaaaataattaactttgttaaaaaaataaatttacgttattatttttctaaaataccttatattaaataaaatattaatttatattaattattcatgAAAATTTGAATTAATGAATTATGAAAACTTGAATTGACAGTTAAGAAAGAATCAATCCTCATTCATATATCACATGTTTTGAAAAATCTAA
Protein-coding sequences here:
- the LOC113695903 gene encoding receptor-like protein kinase FERONIA, which gives rise to MSEPRHPLLFSLLNCLFLVFVARRVLADNYVPTDKILLSCGGPSQSTDADGRKWYSDIGSKFALASSKASVFPAADQKPSVPQVPYMNARIFQSNYTYRFPVAPGRKFIRLYFYPTSYGGLNASNAIFSVTAGRFMLMKNFSAAQTAEALNYDFITKEFSVNVPSGVLNLTFSPASDPGNSYAFVNGIEVVSHPDIYSAEGPSLLAGQNAPFSIDNTTALENVYRLNVGGNDISPSNDTGLFRSWNADSRYILGAGSGVTNVADPNVTINYPPGTPSYVAPLDVYRTFRTMGPNANVNLQYNLTWLFSVDTGFYYLVRLHFCEGFENISLINQRVFDIFLNNQTVQKAADVIAWGNTNGVALHRDYLVFVPNVGTPQQDIWLALHPNPDTKPSYYDAILNGVEIFKVNNTDGNLGGLNPTPLPNELAVSSTTSSGRSKKGKAVIGGGVGGGIAAVLLIGLLVCAITRRRKHQKDSTASDGWLPLSLYGNSHSSGSAKTNTTGSYASSLPSNLCRHFSFAEIKAATNNFDEAALLGVGGFGKVYRGEIDGGTKVAIKRGNPLSEQGVHEFQTEIEMLSKLRHRHLVSLIGYCEENCEMILVYDYMAHGTLREHLYKTQKPPLPWKQRLEICIGAARGLHYLHTGAKHTIIHRDVKTTNILLDEKWVAKVSDFGLSKTGPTLDHTHVSTVVKGSFGYLDPEYFRRQQLTEKSDVYSFGVVLFEILCARPALNPALPKEQVSLAEWALHCYKKGILDQIMDPYLKGKIAAECFKKIAETAVKCVADVGTDRPSMGDVLWNLEFALQLQESAEESGTEGVGLVGGVNLQEGTFEGEEVTGKGRKDANGGGGGGGFEDSNMDSRSSGMTMSIGGRSLASEDSDGLTPSAVFSQIMNPKGR